One genomic window of Parasteatoda tepidariorum isolate YZ-2023 chromosome 9, CAS_Ptep_4.0, whole genome shotgun sequence includes the following:
- the LOC107455226 gene encoding tyrosine--tRNA ligase, cytoplasmic isoform X1, protein MAAQTNGDHVSPEQKLSLVTRNLQETLGEDKLKEILKERDLKVYWGTATTGKPHVAYFVPMSKIADFLKADCEVTILFADLHAYLDNMKAPWELLDLREKYYEAVIKAMLESIGVPLDKLKFIKGSDYQLSREYTLDVYRLSSLVTEHDAKKAGAEVVKQVDHPFLSSLMYPGLQALDEEYLKVDAQFGGVDQRKIFTFAEKYLPQLGYAKRIHLMNPMVPGLTGGKMSSSLEDSKIDLLDNPSTVKKKLKKAFCEPGNLEDNGVLAFVKHVLLPLFKDEDFVIQRNEENGGNTNYKNYADIEEDFKNMKLHPGDLKASVETYLNRLLDPIRKKFEDPALQKLSATAYPPISKKGKIVTADTPISPARLDMRVGKIVEIQKHPDADSLYVSKVDLGESSGPRTVVSGLAKLIPLEDLKDKSVVALCNLKPAKMRGIESQAMILCASREEPREVETLIPPEGSKPGDRVFVDGYENSQPDEQLNPKKKVWETLQPDFRTSSDCTAEWQGNPMITSCGTIKCSLMKGAPIK, encoded by the exons atggcTGCTCAAACCAATGGTGATCATGTATCCCCAGAACAAAAACTCAGTTTAGTTACAAGAAATTTACAA GAAACTTTAGGAGaagacaaattaaaagaaattctgaagGAACGTGATTTGAAAGTCTATTGGGGAACAGCAACTACTGGCAAGCCACATGTTGCATATTTTGTGCCTATGTCTaaaattgctgattttttaaaagctgattGTGAG GTTACCATATTGTTTGCTGATTTGCATGCTTATCTAGATAACATGAAAGCTCCCTGGGAGTTGCTTGATCTCAGAGAAAAGTATTATGAAGCTGTGATTAAAGCTATGTTGGAATCTATAGGAGTACCCTTAGATAAACTGAAATTCATTAAAGGCTCTGATTATCAACTCAGCAG agaatATACTTTAGATGTGTACAGATTATCATCTTTAGTAACGGAGCATGATGCAAAGAAAGCTGGAGCTGAAGTTGTTAAACAAGTAGATCATCCTTTCCTAAGCAGTTTAATGTATCCAGGACTGCAA GCCTTAGATGAAGAATACCTGAAAGTAGATGCCCAGTTTGGTGGTGTTGACCAAAGAAAGATTTTCACTTTTGCtgaaaag TATTTACCTCAATTGGGTTATGCTAAAAGAATTCACCTCATGAATCCAATGg tgCCTGGACTTACTGGTGGTAAAATGAGTTCCTCTTTAGAAGATTCAAAAATAGACTTATTAGATAATCCCTCTACTGTTAAGAAGAAGCTCAAAAAGGCATTTTGTGAACCTGGTAATTTAGAAGATAATGGAGTTCTGGCATTTGTAAAACATGTGCTACTACCCCTCTTCAAAGATGAAG attttgtcattcagagaaatgaagaaaatggtggaaacacaaattataaaaattatgccgATATAGAAgaagactttaaaaatatg aaacttcatCCTGGAGACTTAAAGGCTTCAGtagaaacttatttaaatagattaCTTGATCCAATTCGAAAGAAGTTTGAAGATCCAGCACTTCAAAAGCTATCTGCAACCGCCTACCCACCAATTAGTAAAA AAGGAAAAATTGTCACCGCTGATACCCCTATTTCCCCTGCAAGACTAGACATGCGAGTAggaaaaatagttgaaattcaaaag CATCCTGATGCTGATAGTTTATATGTATCGAAAGTAGATTTAGGTGAATCTTCAGGTCCTAGAACTGTTGTGAGTGGGTTAGCAAAGCTAATACCTCtagaagatttaaaagataaatctgTTGTAGCCTTATGCAATTTAAAACCAGCAAAAATGAGAGGAATTGAATCACAGGCCATGATTCTTTGTGCTTCTCG AGAAGAACCAAGAGAAGTTGAAACACTAATTCCACCTGAGGGGAGCAAGCCAGGAGATCGAGTGTTTGTAGATGGCTATGAAAACTCTCAACCAGATGAGCAGTTAAATCCAAAGAAGAAAGTTTGGGAAACCTTACAA
- the LOC107455226 gene encoding tyrosine--tRNA ligase, cytoplasmic isoform X2 has translation MAAQTNGDHISPEQKLSLVTRNLQETLGEDKLKEILKERDLKVYWGTATTGKPHVAYFVPMSKIADFLKADCEVTILFADLHAYLDNMKAPWELLDLREKYYEAVIKAMLESIGVPLDKLKFIKGSDYQLSREYTLDVYRLSSLVTEHDAKKAGAEVVKQVDHPFLSSLMYPGLQALDEEYLKVDAQFGGVDQRKIFTFAEKYLPQLGYAKRIHLMNPMVPGLTGGKMSSSLEDSKIDLLDNPSTVKKKLKKAFCEPGNLEDNGVLAFVKHVLLPLFKDEDFVIQRNEENGGNTNYKNYADIEEDFKNMKLHPGDLKASVETYLNRLLDPIRKKFEDPALQKLSATAYPPISKKGKIVTADTPISPARLDMRVGKIVEIQKHPDADSLYVSKVDLGESSGPRTVVSGLAKLIPLEDLKDKSVVALCNLKPAKMRGIESQAMILCASREEPREVETLIPPEGSKPGDRVFVDGYENSQPDEQLNPKKKVWETLQPDFRTSSDCTAEWQGNPMITSCGTIKCSLMKGAPIK, from the exons atggCTGCTCAAACCAATGGTGATCATATATCCCCAGAACAAAAACTCAGTTTAGTTACAAGAAATTTGCAA GAAACTTTAGGAGaagacaaattaaaagaaattctgaagGAACGTGATTTGAAAGTCTATTGGGGAACAGCAACTACTGGCAAGCCACATGTTGCATATTTTGTGCCTATGTCTaaaattgctgattttttaaaagctgattGTGAG GTTACCATATTGTTTGCTGATTTGCATGCTTATCTAGATAACATGAAAGCTCCCTGGGAGTTGCTTGATCTCAGAGAAAAGTATTATGAAGCTGTGATTAAAGCTATGTTGGAATCTATAGGAGTACCCTTAGATAAACTGAAATTCATTAAAGGCTCTGATTATCAACTCAGCAG agaatATACTTTAGATGTGTACAGATTATCATCTTTAGTAACGGAGCATGATGCAAAGAAAGCTGGAGCTGAAGTTGTTAAACAAGTAGATCATCCTTTCCTAAGCAGTTTAATGTATCCAGGACTGCAA GCCTTAGATGAAGAATACCTGAAAGTAGATGCCCAGTTTGGTGGTGTTGACCAAAGAAAGATTTTCACTTTTGCtgaaaag TATTTACCTCAATTGGGTTATGCTAAAAGAATTCACCTCATGAATCCAATGg tgCCTGGACTTACTGGTGGTAAAATGAGTTCCTCTTTAGAAGATTCAAAAATAGACTTATTAGATAATCCCTCTACTGTTAAGAAGAAGCTCAAAAAGGCATTTTGTGAACCTGGTAATTTAGAAGATAATGGAGTTCTGGCATTTGTAAAACATGTGCTACTACCCCTCTTCAAAGATGAAG attttgtcattcagagaaatgaagaaaatggtggaaacacaaattataaaaattatgccgATATAGAAgaagactttaaaaatatg aaacttcatCCTGGAGACTTAAAGGCTTCAGtagaaacttatttaaatagattaCTTGATCCAATTCGAAAGAAGTTTGAAGATCCAGCACTTCAAAAGCTATCTGCAACCGCCTACCCACCAATTAGTAAAA AAGGAAAAATTGTCACCGCTGATACCCCTATTTCCCCTGCAAGACTAGACATGCGAGTAggaaaaatagttgaaattcaaaag CATCCTGATGCTGATAGTTTATATGTATCGAAAGTAGATTTAGGTGAATCTTCAGGTCCTAGAACTGTTGTGAGTGGGTTAGCAAAGCTAATACCTCtagaagatttaaaagataaatctgTTGTAGCCTTATGCAATTTAAAACCAGCAAAAATGAGAGGAATTGAATCACAGGCCATGATTCTTTGTGCTTCTCG AGAAGAACCAAGAGAAGTTGAAACACTAATTCCACCTGAGGGGAGCAAGCCAGGAGATCGAGTGTTTGTAGATGGCTATGAAAACTCTCAACCAGATGAGCAGTTAAATCCAAAGAAGAAAGTTTGGGAAACCTTACAA